From Vitis vinifera cultivar Pinot Noir 40024 chromosome 5, ASM3070453v1, the proteins below share one genomic window:
- the LOC100258998 gene encoding uncharacterized protein LOC100258998 isoform X2: MANTGEDLSQFDISQEEKDKLVAEVIRYVLFKTHQNSGCPIKRDELTQLVTKNYRQRALPALVINAAREKLSTIFGYEMKELQRSRPSSTNQGRTSQQSFADVKSYVIISQLPADVYRKYVEDVNTAHLTGFTFVIVSIVYLAGGKIAEDGLWHHMRRMGLYENEENHPVLGNIKQALEALVQQRYLQKDKVNGPEGNTLFYELAERALDEAISKKIKEYISQIVQNDGASADVE; this comes from the exons ATGGCAAATACAGGGGAAGATTTATCTCAATTTGATATTTCCCAAGAG GAAAAGGACAAGCTTGTGGCAGAAGTAATTCGCTATGTCCTATTTAAAACCCACCAAAATTCAGGGTGCCCAATCAAGAGAGATGAACTTACTCAACTCGTTACTAAGAATTATCGCCAGCGTGCTCTCCCTGCTCTTGTAATCAATGCAGCCAGAGAGAAGCTATCCACCATTTTCGGCTATGAAATGAAGGAGCTTCAACGATCTCGACCTTCATCCACCAATCAGGGTCGCACTTCACAACAGA GTTTTGCAGATGTAAAATCTTATGTGATCATAAGTCAGCTACCTGCTGATGTGTATCGGAAATATGTTGAGGATGTAAATACAGCACATCTGACTGGATTTACCTTCGTCATTGTTAGTATTGTATATCTTGCTGGAGGGAAAATTGCAGAAG ATGGTCTTTGGCATCATATGAGGCGGATGGGATTgtatgaaaatgaagaaaaccatCCTGTCCTTGGAAACATTAAGCAGGCGTTGGAAGCACTTGTCCAGCAAAG GTATTTGCAGAAGGACAAAGTGAATGGTCCTGAGGGCAATACTTTGTTTTACGAGCTTGCTGAAAGAGCTTTAGATGAAGCCATTAGCAAGAAGATTAAAGAGTATATATCACAG ATTGTGCAGAATGATGGTGCCTCGGCAGATGTTGAATAG
- the LOC100258998 gene encoding uncharacterized protein LOC100258998 isoform X1: protein MANTGEDLSQFDISQEEKDKLVAEVIRYVLFKTHQNSGCPIKRDELTQLVTKNYRQRALPALVINAAREKLSTIFGYEMKELQRSRPSSTNQGRTSQQSFADVKSYVIISQLPADVYRKYVEDVNTAHLTGFTFVIVSIVYLAGGKIAEVLYQHDRTYYHCGESIADGLWHHMRRMGLYENEENHPVLGNIKQALEALVQQRYLQKDKVNGPEGNTLFYELAERALDEAISKKIKEYISQIVQNDGASADVE from the exons ATGGCAAATACAGGGGAAGATTTATCTCAATTTGATATTTCCCAAGAG GAAAAGGACAAGCTTGTGGCAGAAGTAATTCGCTATGTCCTATTTAAAACCCACCAAAATTCAGGGTGCCCAATCAAGAGAGATGAACTTACTCAACTCGTTACTAAGAATTATCGCCAGCGTGCTCTCCCTGCTCTTGTAATCAATGCAGCCAGAGAGAAGCTATCCACCATTTTCGGCTATGAAATGAAGGAGCTTCAACGATCTCGACCTTCATCCACCAATCAGGGTCGCACTTCACAACAGA GTTTTGCAGATGTAAAATCTTATGTGATCATAAGTCAGCTACCTGCTGATGTGTATCGGAAATATGTTGAGGATGTAAATACAGCACATCTGACTGGATTTACCTTCGTCATTGTTAGTATTGTATATCTTGCTGGAGGGAAAATTGCAGAAG TTCTTTACCAACATGACAGAACCTACTACCATTGTGGTGAAAGCATTGCAGATGGTCTTTGGCATCATATGAGGCGGATGGGATTgtatgaaaatgaagaaaaccatCCTGTCCTTGGAAACATTAAGCAGGCGTTGGAAGCACTTGTCCAGCAAAG GTATTTGCAGAAGGACAAAGTGAATGGTCCTGAGGGCAATACTTTGTTTTACGAGCTTGCTGAAAGAGCTTTAGATGAAGCCATTAGCAAGAAGATTAAAGAGTATATATCACAG ATTGTGCAGAATGATGGTGCCTCGGCAGATGTTGAATAG